The following coding sequences lie in one Cannabis sativa cultivar Pink pepper isolate KNU-18-1 chromosome 5, ASM2916894v1, whole genome shotgun sequence genomic window:
- the LOC133038480 gene encoding uncharacterized protein LOC133038480: protein MPNYVKFLKDILTKKRRLGEFETVALTEGCSAMLKSKIPPKLKDPGSFTIPCSIGGRDVGRALCDLGASINLMPMSIFKKLGIGEARPTTVTLQLADRSMAHPEGKIEDVLVQVDKFIFPADFIILDYEADRDVPIILGRPFLATGRTLIDVQNGELTMRVNDQKVTFNVFNAMRFPDEIEECSRISVIDSLVAEKFHKEAWRDEKFISSFDELEDLSEDEDNQVAWVEPSQPISNFKKPFESLELKEICLFGGE from the exons ATGCCGAACTATGTCAAGTTCTTAAAAGACATTTTGACGAAGAAAAGGAGGTTGGGAGAGTTTGAAACTGTAGCTCTTACCGAAGGATGCAGCGCCATGTTGAAAAGTAAGATTCCACCGAAGTTGAAGGATCCGGGTAGTTTTACAATCCCTTGTTCTATTGGGGGGCGGGATGTTGGAAGAGCCTTATGTGATTTGGGTGCAAGCATCAACCTCATGCCTATGTCGATCTTTAAGAAGTTGGGTATTGGTGAAGCACGTCCTACAACTGTTACATTGCAACTTGCTGACAGGTCCATGGCCCATccggaaggaaaaatagaagatGTTCTAGTACAGGTTGACAAGTTCATTtttccagctgatttcatcATCCTAGACTATGAAGCTGATCGAGATGTGCCTATTATCTTGGGTCGACCATTCCTTGCTACCGGGAGAACTCTGATTGATGTGCAAAATGGGGAGCTCACAATGAGGGTGAATGATCAAAAAGTCACCTTTAATGTGTTCAATGCTATGAGATTTCCGGATGAGATAGAAGAGTGTTCCCGCATAAGTGTAATTGACTCGCTAGTGGCTGAAAAATTTCACAAGGAAGCTTGGAGGGATGAGAAATTTATAAGTTCTTTTGATGAGCTTGAAGACTTGAGTGAAGATGAAGACAACCAAGTTGCTTGGGTGGAGCCATCGCAACCTATTTCTAACTTCAAGAAGCCCTTTGAATCTTTGGAGTTGAAGGAAA TATGCCTATTTGGGGGAGAATGA